In Rhodopirellula sp. P2, the DNA window CCGCGTCGGCAAGCAGCAAGGCTTCCTCGGCAGAGATTGCCTCTTCCGTTGGAAGTGAGTCGGTCTCCTCGGACGATTGAGTCCAGGCCACCTCGTCGGGGCTCTCCGACGACTCATCTTCATCGTTGGAGGTGGCGACGGCTTCTGGAGCCGAGTCAGCTTCAACCGTCTCGTCGACCAAGTTGCTTGCTGTTGCTGCTGCCGCGGCGGCGGGAGCAGTGCCGTCTCGCGATTCGACCTCTTCTTCGCCGGATTCGTCGCGGTCTTCGGTTTCGGTTGACAGGGAGTCTTCCGGTGCCGAGGCGGGTTCAGAGGCTGCCACGGTTTCGGTGGTCGCGATTCGAGCGAAGACTTCGGCGAACGGGTCGCCCAATCCTGACGTCGGCTCGATCAAACCGGCCGTTCGTGCGGAAGCAGAACCGCCCAGTGCGGCGAACGCATTCTCGGCGCGCTTGTTGGTCGTCGTTGTCGAGACAGTGGTCTCGGTCCTCGATTGGACTGGTTTTGTTGTTGTCATCGCGGTCCCCCCACCGTGATCATCGGGATCCTGGTGGGAACACCTTGACCTCAATCACCCACCGCGAGCATCGTCGATGAGTCCGGTCGTTGGCATTCCTTCGCCGATTCGGCGTAGGATCTCGTAGAGCTTGTCCATTTCTTCGGGCGTAGCAAACTCTGCCAAGATATCTTTTCGTTTATCGATGGGCATGGCTTGAATGATACTGACAACGTCATCGATTTCTTCGTCATCGTACATGCGCAAAAGCTGCTCCTTTGCCTGTTCTGCCTCAAGTGCCTGGAGTGTGCGTTGTACTTCTTGCAATCCTTCGTCTTGAGCGCCTTTTCGAATTTCGTCCAGACTGCGATCAAACGAGGTCCGACGTTCATCAAAACGTTCGCGTTGCAGTTTCAGTTCCGACATTTGAAGAGCGATGTCGTTCTTGGCCTCTTTCAGGCTTCGCAATCGGATGTCACTGTCCAAACCATCCCGCCGCCGGGCGTCGAGGATTTCGTCAAAATCCGGTTGCTCACGGTCTTCGCTTTGCTGCATGATCTGCCGCAATTGATTGCCGGTGATGTCGATTCCGTTGAACAGTGCGATGACTTTGGTCAATGTTCGAACGTTGAGCGTGCCTCGCGAAGCGAAGTAGCCCATCAAAATGATCATGGTCAAGCAGGTCGCGGTGCTCATCATCGCGACAGATCGCATCATGAATCTCATCGTCGAGTCTCCTTGGATTGAGCAGCCATCGCGCGGCGTCGCAGCAGGACCCGGGCGGAAGTCAGATCATCGGCTTCGGCTTGTTCTTGTTTGGCTTCGAGGGAACGATGTTCGGCCAGTTGAGTTTCACGCAATCGTTCCAGGCGTTTCACTTCGGCTTCCGCGGTCACAAGTTTCTGGCGACGTTTTTCGAGCTCTTGGTTGAGCTGAGCAAGCGTTTGTTGCAGCGAGATTTGGTCGGCGTGCAATTGGATGTCGTAGCGACCTTGGTGCAGCATCTGGTCCACCGAAACGTTGGCTTGATGCAACGTGTGGGTCTGCGCCGTGCGGATCAATTCGCGTTGCGAGTCGATGTCTTGAACTTGCTCGTTGATTCGCTGAATGGCTTCCAGAGCCTTGCCCACCTCCGCGCCCGCTTCATCTCGCTCGCGAGAACGCAAGTCGACCAGGGAATCGAATCGGAATCGAAACGGAGGCATGAAAAGCTAGAGAGTGGAGAGGACGAAGGGCTGAGTGGTCGGAGCCATCCGGTGAATGGTTGCCGTGCGGGAAACTCTTCCCATGGAATCAGCCGGTCAGGCTGGATTGGGAGCAGCGACCGGCGGTTGTTTCAGTTGGGCGAGTGCGGCGGAAGCGGCTTGATGCAATTTTTGAATCCGTGCCTGGGAATCCGCGAGGGGCGTGATTTCGTTCGCGTCTTGTCGCAACAGTTCGTTGATGGGTTCCCGCATCGCGATGGCGGTGTCGATGCGAGGGTCGCTGCCGGCGCGGTAGGCACCGATCGAAATCAGGTCTTCGCTGGATTGGTACTGGACCATGTGTTCGCGAATTCCCAGGGTGGCCTGGTAGATCTCCGGGGTCACCAAATGATTGGCGACTCGACTGATGCTTTCGGGGACATCGATCGGCGGGTAGTGACCACGGTGGGCGAGTTTTCGGTTCAGAACAATGTGCCCGTCGAGCAAACCACGAACGGTGTCTGAGATGGGTTCGTTGTTGTCGTCGCCTTCCACCAACACGGTGTAGAACGCGGTGATCGAACCCTTGTTGGTCCGTCCAGCACGTTCAACCAACTGCGGCAACATGTTGAACACACTGGGCGGGTAGCCACGCGTGGTGGGAGGTTCGCCGGCGGCCAATCCCAACTCACGCTGAGCCATCGCGAACCGCGTCACGCTGTCGACGAGCAACAGCACTCGATGCCCTTCGTCGCGAAATTGTTCAGCGATCGCGGTGGCAGTCCAGGCCGCTGAAAGTCGTTGAGCGGCGGGTTTGTCGCTGGTTGCCACCACGACGACGCTGCGTTTGAGTCCGGCGGCGCCGAGCGCTCGTTGCATGAATTCCTGAACTTCGCGTCCTCGCTCGCCCACCATCGCAATCACGATTCGATCGGCCGTTGTTCCGCGAGTCAGCATGCCGAGCAACGTGCTCTTGCCAACGCCGGAACCGGCGAAGATGCCCAACCGTTGGCCAACGCC includes these proteins:
- the fliJ gene encoding flagellar export protein FliJ produces the protein MPPFRFRFDSLVDLRSRERDEAGAEVGKALEAIQRINEQVQDIDSQRELIRTAQTHTLHQANVSVDQMLHQGRYDIQLHADQISLQQTLAQLNQELEKRRQKLVTAEAEVKRLERLRETQLAEHRSLEAKQEQAEADDLTSARVLLRRRAMAAQSKETRR
- a CDS encoding FliI/YscN family ATPase, translated to MNLPAVPQLHPPRLPDPETIRQSLGSLVLSQIRGRVASVTGDAVTVQGMTAPLGAICELMPPDAPPTLARVIGFDDTRPILAPMEAISALAAGDRVRLVSRSLTLRVGDSLCGRVIDAFGRPIDGKPLSEDLVRVSASRAAPDSLDRPPIDEPLQTGVRAIDAMLTCGVGQRLGIFAGSGVGKSTLLGMLTRGTTADRIVIAMVGERGREVQEFMQRALGAAGLKRSVVVVATSDKPAAQRLSAAWTATAIAEQFRDEGHRVLLLVDSVTRFAMAQRELGLAAGEPPTTRGYPPSVFNMLPQLVERAGRTNKGSITAFYTVLVEGDDNNEPISDTVRGLLDGHIVLNRKLAHRGHYPPIDVPESISRVANHLVTPEIYQATLGIREHMVQYQSSEDLISIGAYRAGSDPRIDTAIAMREPINELLRQDANEITPLADSQARIQKLHQAASAALAQLKQPPVAAPNPA